In Acidobacteriota bacterium, a single window of DNA contains:
- a CDS encoding glycosyltransferase family 4 protein — protein STLPAGSCTAGNVDGLPNVILEAMASGLSVAASAISGIPLAVEEGVTGRLLPEGDGPALRRALAELAADPELCRRLGAAGRERAERNLTWDAVAARYRAAYELALGETQ, from the coding sequence GTCCACGTTGCCCGCGGGATCGTGCACCGCCGGCAACGTGGACGGCTTGCCCAACGTCATTCTCGAGGCCATGGCCAGCGGTCTGTCGGTGGCGGCGTCGGCCATTTCCGGCATCCCTCTGGCGGTGGAGGAGGGCGTCACCGGGCGGCTGTTGCCGGAGGGCGACGGGCCGGCCCTACGCCGCGCCCTCGCAGAGCTGGCGGCGGACCCCGAGCTCTGCCGCCGCCTGGGCGCCGCCGGCCGCGAGCGGGCGGAGCGCAATTTGACCTGGGACGCGGTGGCGGCCCGCTATCGCGCCGCCTACGAGCTGGCGCTGGGGGAAACCCAATGA